A genomic window from Phycisphaerae bacterium includes:
- a CDS encoding uroporphyrinogen decarboxylase family protein, whose translation MTSRERILAALRLELPDRLPMCETDYWPQTLDRWRQEGFPKDADPVDYFGLDRIVCVNDLFEPSFGLPERTVEQTSEYRVHVDRYGKTVKTWLTSHHAPAILKPALTTWEEWERLKPTLTPGPAKFNNPTAEAQYRAAREAGHFIAITPAEPMWFVIENTMGFEDGLLAMASEPELVADMVATYADYVLNMLVLTLQRGYRFDAIWFWSDLCYRNGMLFSPADARRFVLPHWKRFGEFACRHGMRFMFHCDGNVAELIPLLIEAGCHAIQPIEARAGNDVRDYKQRFGRHICFIGNINADVVASGDFEQIEREVTDKIPLAAADGGYIYHIDHSVPPTISLAAYRHLLDCVRRCQVPHA comes from the coding sequence ATGACTTCACGTGAACGAATTCTCGCGGCCTTGCGGCTCGAACTCCCTGACCGGCTCCCGATGTGCGAGACCGACTACTGGCCGCAAACCCTGGATCGCTGGCGACAGGAGGGTTTCCCAAAAGACGCCGACCCGGTTGACTACTTCGGATTGGACCGCATCGTCTGTGTCAACGACCTCTTCGAGCCCTCATTCGGGCTGCCTGAACGTACGGTCGAGCAGACATCCGAGTATCGAGTTCACGTGGACCGCTACGGCAAGACGGTCAAGACCTGGCTGACATCACACCATGCACCCGCCATCCTGAAACCGGCGCTGACGACCTGGGAAGAATGGGAACGACTTAAGCCGACGCTGACGCCCGGCCCTGCAAAGTTCAACAACCCGACGGCCGAAGCTCAGTACCGGGCGGCGCGGGAAGCCGGCCACTTCATCGCCATCACCCCGGCCGAACCGATGTGGTTCGTTATCGAGAACACCATGGGCTTCGAGGACGGGCTCCTGGCGATGGCCTCCGAGCCCGAATTGGTGGCCGACATGGTGGCCACTTACGCCGACTATGTGCTGAACATGCTGGTCCTCACGCTCCAGCGCGGCTACCGGTTTGACGCGATATGGTTCTGGAGCGACCTGTGTTACCGCAACGGGATGCTGTTCTCACCGGCAGACGCGCGCCGGTTCGTCCTGCCTCATTGGAAACGCTTCGGCGAGTTCGCCTGCCGGCATGGGATGCGGTTCATGTTTCACTGTGATGGTAACGTCGCCGAATTGATCCCGTTGCTCATCGAAGCCGGGTGTCACGCGATCCAGCCGATCGAGGCCAGGGCAGGCAACGACGTGCGCGACTACAAGCAGCGCTTCGGACGGCACATCTGCTTTATCGGTAACATCAACGCTGACGTCGTGGCCTCGGGCGACTTCGAGCAGATCGAACGCGAGGTCACCGACAAGATCCCCCTCGCCGCCGCGGACGGAGGGTACATCTACCACATTGACCACTCCGTACCCCCCACGATCTCTCTGGCCGCGTACCGTCACCTCTTGGACTGCGTGCGGCGTTGCCAAGTACCGCACGCTTGA
- a CDS encoding glycosyl hydrolase family 65 protein has protein sequence GYAGEAYWGRYFWDTEMFLLPFYLYTNPVRARTLVDFRVQSLAGAKENANRYGYPGARSAWESDAEGRECCPNWQYADHEVHVTADVVYGLAHYAHATGNMDYLRGPAAEVILETARYWMARLDWREGDGYPSLLGVMGPDEYTPISNNNSYTNRMVAFALKTAAEIGPCAGASPSECEAFAAAAASLPIPRDKDGLLVLQCEGFDRLADARFDELWRDRDTTFAAQVSQERLYRCKCLKQADVLMLMMLFPGEFSDAEVRRAWDYYLPLTTHDSSLSAGVHAIVATRLKLMDEAWRFWMRARAIDLDVEHGGAAEGIHIANAGAVWQMLVLGFAGMRTAMQAEMLTLMPSLPAAWSRLAFPVVWQGQPVYVEIEPEEVRIANRGSAPLEVQIHDDRRVIAAQACGTWQRRTQSKR, from the coding sequence GGGCTATGCAGGCGAAGCCTATTGGGGCCGGTATTTCTGGGACACGGAGATGTTTCTGCTGCCGTTTTATCTCTATACCAACCCCGTTCGCGCCCGCACGCTGGTCGACTTCCGCGTGCAGAGCCTGGCCGGTGCGAAGGAAAACGCGAATCGCTACGGGTATCCGGGCGCGCGCTCCGCGTGGGAATCGGACGCGGAGGGGCGCGAGTGCTGTCCGAACTGGCAGTATGCCGATCACGAGGTGCATGTTACCGCCGACGTGGTCTATGGCTTGGCACACTATGCTCATGCGACGGGGAACATGGACTACCTGCGTGGCCCGGCCGCGGAGGTGATTCTGGAAACGGCGCGGTATTGGATGGCGCGATTGGATTGGCGGGAGGGTGACGGATATCCAAGCCTGCTGGGCGTCATGGGGCCCGATGAATACACGCCGATCTCCAATAACAACAGCTACACCAATCGGATGGTTGCCTTTGCGCTCAAGACAGCGGCTGAGATCGGTCCTTGCGCTGGAGCTTCGCCATCGGAATGTGAGGCGTTCGCTGCGGCGGCCGCGAGTCTGCCGATTCCCCGGGACAAAGATGGCCTGCTGGTGCTCCAGTGCGAGGGCTTCGACCGCCTGGCCGATGCCCGGTTCGACGAACTGTGGCGCGACCGCGACACGACCTTTGCTGCACAGGTTTCACAGGAGCGCCTCTACCGGTGCAAGTGCCTCAAACAGGCGGATGTCTTGATGCTGATGATGCTCTTTCCAGGCGAATTCAGCGATGCCGAGGTCCGCCGGGCCTGGGACTACTATCTGCCGCTAACCACCCACGACTCCTCGTTGTCCGCGGGCGTCCACGCGATTGTGGCGACCCGGCTGAAATTGATGGACGAGGCATGGCGATTCTGGATGCGTGCCCGGGCGATCGACCTCGACGTGGAACATGGGGGAGCAGCCGAGGGCATTCATATAGCCAACGCGGGTGCGGTTTGGCAGATGCTGGTGCTCGGTTTTGCCGGCATGAGGACGGCCATGCAGGCAGAAATGCTTACGCTTATGCCCAGCCTGCCCGCCGCTTGGTCCCGGCTAGCATTCCCGGTGGTCTGGCAGGGCCAACCCGTCTACGTGGAGATCGAACCTGAGGAGGTCAGGATTGCCAACCGCGGATCGGCCCCGCTGGAGGTTCAGATACACGACGATCGTCGAGTGATTGCCGCTCAAGCGTGCGGTACTTGGCAACGCCGCACGCAGTCCAAGAGGTGA
- a CDS encoding prepilin-type N-terminal cleavage/methylation domain-containing protein gives MRAFTLIEILVVVSIIALLISILLPSLRRAREQAQAVVCSSNTKQIITALMTYQLEAKGFIPQNLWSEYNWAPVAKKNLWFYKLYPRYLGDPNVYICPADPFRDRFDFEAIKQPGNIKRANTAVPSCGYGINYVFRHFHEPESFNVERYVKRPLNTILMAEVGPDHELKNVPLSGTMGQPWRDGGRLVWDDGSRSWYSGPTWLTTRHFGGINVASVAGAVQRVRTAEILRKIKEEGIRRKYPDCAMGDCYFCNYHSGSDATHYNFSAARLYWWVGRYPNYQ, from the coding sequence ATGCGGGCATTTACCCTGATCGAGATCCTGGTGGTCGTTTCGATCATCGCTTTGCTGATCTCGATCCTGCTGCCTTCCCTCCGGCGGGCCCGGGAACAAGCCCAGGCCGTCGTGTGCAGCTCTAACACGAAGCAGATCATCACGGCCCTGATGACCTACCAGCTCGAAGCCAAAGGATTCATACCGCAGAACCTCTGGAGCGAGTACAACTGGGCTCCCGTGGCCAAGAAAAACCTCTGGTTCTACAAGCTCTACCCCCGATACCTCGGTGACCCCAACGTGTACATCTGTCCGGCCGACCCGTTCCGCGATCGGTTTGACTTTGAGGCCATCAAGCAGCCGGGAAACATCAAGCGGGCAAACACCGCTGTGCCCTCATGTGGCTATGGAATCAATTACGTATTCCGGCATTTCCACGAACCCGAGTCCTTCAACGTGGAACGCTACGTCAAGCGCCCGTTGAACACGATCCTGATGGCCGAGGTCGGTCCCGACCACGAACTGAAAAACGTGCCGCTGAGCGGGACAATGGGCCAGCCCTGGCGGGACGGCGGCCGACTCGTCTGGGACGACGGGTCTCGCTCGTGGTATTCCGGTCCCACCTGGCTGACCACCCGCCACTTCGGCGGAATCAACGTGGCCAGCGTCGCCGGCGCCGTGCAGCGCGTGCGAACCGCTGAAATCCTTCGGAAAATCAAGGAGGAAGGCATCCGGCGCAAATACCCCGACTGCGCCATGGGAGACTGCTACTTCTGCAACTACCACAGCGGCTCCGACGCGACCCACTACAACTTCTCGGCGGCGAGGCTTTACTGGTGGGTCGGTCGCTACCCGAATTACCAATGA